Proteins encoded together in one Pongo abelii isolate AG06213 chromosome 8, NHGRI_mPonAbe1-v2.0_pri, whole genome shotgun sequence window:
- the NSMCE4A gene encoding non-structural maintenance of chromosomes element 4 homolog A isoform X2, whose amino-acid sequence MSGDGSGRGPEGRGRGRDPHRDRTRSRSRSRSPLSPRSRRGSARERREAPERPTLEDTEPSDSGDEMMDPASLEAEADQGLCRQIRHQYRALINSVQQNREDILNAGDKLTEVLEEANTLFNEVSRAREAVLDAHFLVLASDLGKEKAKQLRSDLSSFDMLRYVETLLTHMGVNPLEAEELIRDEDSPDFEFIVYDSWKISGKTAENTFNKTHTFHFLLGSIYGECPVPKPRVDRPRKVPVIQEERAMPAQLRRMEESHQEATEKEVERILGLLQTYFREDRKVSLFSPRLECSGTISIHCNLHLLDSSNSPASAS is encoded by the exons ATGTCTGGGGACGGCAGCGGCCGCGGGCCCgagggccggggccggggccgcgACCCGCATCGGGATCGCACCCGCTCCCGCTCCCGCTCGCGGTCCCCTTTGTCGCCCAGGTCCCGCCGCGGCTCTGCGCGGGAGCGCAGAGAGGCCCCAGAGCGCCCGACCCTGGAGGACACAGAGCCGTCGGATTCCGGGGACGAGATGATGGACCCGGCCAGCTTGGAGGCGGAGGCCGACCAAGGCCTGTGCCGCCAGATCCGCCATCAGTACCGGGCGCTCATCAACTCCGTCCAAC aaaaccgtGAGGACATACTGAATGCCGGCGACAAATTAACAGAGGTCCTTGAAGAGGCTAACACTCTGTTTAATGAAg TGTCCCGAGCAAGAGAAGCAGTCCTGGATGCCCACTTTCTTGTTTTGGCTTCAGATTTGggcaaagagaaagcaaagcagcTGCGCTCAGACCTGAGCTCCTTTGACATGTTAAGATATGTTGAAACTCTA CTCACACATATGGGTGTAAATCCGCTAGAAGCTGAAGAACTCATCCGTGATGAAGATAGTCCTGATTTTGAATTCATAGTCTATGACTCCTGGAAAATATCAGGCAAAACAGCAGAAAACACCTTTAATAAAACccatacattccactttct GTTGGGTTCAATATACGGAGAGTGCCCTGTGCCAAAGCCACGAGTTGATCGTCCAAGAAAAGTTCCTGTGATACAAGAGGAGAGGGCAATGCCTGCCCag TTAAGAAGAATGGAAGAATCTCATCAAGAAGCAACagagaaagaagtagaaagaatCTTGGGATTGTTGCAGACATATTTTCGAGAAGATCGTAA agtctcactcttttcgcccaggctggaatgcagtggcaccatctcaattcactgcaacctccacctcctggattcaagcaattctcctgcctcagcctcctga
- the NSMCE4A gene encoding non-structural maintenance of chromosomes element 4 homolog A isoform X1 — MSGDGSGRGPEGRGRGRDPHRDRTRSRSRSRSPLSPRSRRGSARERREAPERPTLEDTEPSDSGDEMMDPASLEAEADQGLCRQIRHQYRALINSVQQNREDILNAGDKLTEVLEEANTLFNEVSRAREAVLDAHFLVLASDLGKEKAKQLRSDLSSFDMLRYVETLLTHMGVNPLEAEELIRDEDSPDFEFIVYDSWKISGKTAENTFNKTHTFHFLLGSIYGECPVPKPRVDRPRKVPVIQEERAMPAQLRRMEESHQEATEKEVERILGLLQTYFREDPDTPMSFFDFVVDPHSFPRTVENIFHVSFIIRDGFARIRLDQDRLPIIEPVSINEENEGFEHNTQVRNQGIIALSYRDWEEIVKTFEISEPVITPSQRQQKLSA, encoded by the exons ATGTCTGGGGACGGCAGCGGCCGCGGGCCCgagggccggggccggggccgcgACCCGCATCGGGATCGCACCCGCTCCCGCTCCCGCTCGCGGTCCCCTTTGTCGCCCAGGTCCCGCCGCGGCTCTGCGCGGGAGCGCAGAGAGGCCCCAGAGCGCCCGACCCTGGAGGACACAGAGCCGTCGGATTCCGGGGACGAGATGATGGACCCGGCCAGCTTGGAGGCGGAGGCCGACCAAGGCCTGTGCCGCCAGATCCGCCATCAGTACCGGGCGCTCATCAACTCCGTCCAAC aaaaccgtGAGGACATACTGAATGCCGGCGACAAATTAACAGAGGTCCTTGAAGAGGCTAACACTCTGTTTAATGAAg TGTCCCGAGCAAGAGAAGCAGTCCTGGATGCCCACTTTCTTGTTTTGGCTTCAGATTTGggcaaagagaaagcaaagcagcTGCGCTCAGACCTGAGCTCCTTTGACATGTTAAGATATGTTGAAACTCTA CTCACACATATGGGTGTAAATCCGCTAGAAGCTGAAGAACTCATCCGTGATGAAGATAGTCCTGATTTTGAATTCATAGTCTATGACTCCTGGAAAATATCAGGCAAAACAGCAGAAAACACCTTTAATAAAACccatacattccactttct GTTGGGTTCAATATACGGAGAGTGCCCTGTGCCAAAGCCACGAGTTGATCGTCCAAGAAAAGTTCCTGTGATACAAGAGGAGAGGGCAATGCCTGCCCag TTAAGAAGAATGGAAGAATCTCATCAAGAAGCAACagagaaagaagtagaaagaatCTTGGGATTGTTGCAGACATATTTTCGAGAAGATC CTGATACCCCAATGTCCTTCTTTGACTTTGTGGTTGATCCTCATTCTTTCCCCCGTACAGTGGAAAACATCTTTCATGTTTCCTTCATTATACGG GATGGTTTTGCAAGAATAAGACTTGACCAAGACCGACTGCCAATAATAG AGCCTGTTAGtattaatgaagaaaatgagggatTTGAACATAACACACAAGTTAGAAATCAAGGAATTATAGCTTTGAGTTACCGTGACTGGGAG GAGATTGTGAAGACCTTTGAGATTTCAGAGCCTGTGATTACTCCAAGTCAGAGGCAGCAGAAGCTAAGTGCTTGA